A portion of the Gemmatimonadota bacterium genome contains these proteins:
- a CDS encoding DUF3604 domain-containing protein, producing MPKSRVQRVSITVQPVPGNEPDAFEVEFHGSNGSRSCGHDLELPAGKLGMWKITATASETITAGGGFLFQRHSFLFSHRIQDYNPEGRDFVTLKTQCDATLRLIVNSEKQSHRPGFAQVLVDEGEMKTGDSFTIQIGDSSYGGAGSAVYDGTTLGRITGAVDRTGDGVYRELACNPCRIHITSNPVPALLRLLGPSIVTPDEAFALHLMAFDANHNICEQFEGRVTFSGPISAVEGLPKSISLGSSDSGLVILEDIRISEPGLIRLIAEDKRHGLRAVSNPILCKEQHGRRLLWGDLHCHGWGDISMSLLDDPTFKIHPERRHEQLRRVGRLDFGAPGPAVPPIQEDRPELWRAYQQAYRNNDEPGTYVPFLASEVHPRPGGDRNVIYREWTETYPPTFCTMDEVMAEFGDREDVILEAHIGGGPPQWYDYRPSHEPLLEVASGHGCFEWVLQWALRCGFRPAVIGSGDTHLATMGAPIAAKDYFGRWHNIGLNFRDTGYGNGPIAAVWAARCERNEIWKAIRDRRTFATTGARIILTVDVNGHTAGSEAKISAPAEITICAHACAPVQRIDLIRNDRCLHSWHPDAIDIDLTYTDEIPLREGAYYVRLRQIDGEYAWSTPIWTFCPDGSEQYDLPRWNAHEPLDLTSLRPNQAESYEADLHRYLEVEEEIEEFHDLTPFDVIEEVTGKCALFLGYFGIDRDPISIRWYFEFDMPKIHVDWGWRDFGLRPTPPRVEERILESGGHL from the coding sequence ATGCCGAAATCACGAGTGCAGCGCGTCAGCATCACAGTCCAACCTGTACCGGGTAACGAGCCCGATGCGTTCGAGGTCGAATTTCACGGAAGTAACGGCTCACGTAGCTGTGGGCACGATCTGGAATTGCCCGCAGGCAAGTTGGGGATGTGGAAGATTACTGCCACCGCATCAGAAACCATAACTGCCGGCGGCGGTTTTCTTTTTCAGCGGCACTCGTTTCTGTTCTCGCATCGAATTCAGGACTACAACCCAGAGGGACGTGATTTCGTCACTCTAAAAACCCAATGTGATGCGACCTTACGCCTGATCGTCAATTCAGAAAAGCAGTCCCACCGTCCGGGATTCGCCCAGGTGCTGGTCGATGAGGGTGAGATGAAAACCGGTGATTCCTTCACCATTCAGATTGGCGATTCGAGCTATGGAGGCGCGGGGAGCGCCGTTTATGACGGAACGACTCTGGGGCGGATTACCGGCGCCGTGGATCGGACAGGGGATGGCGTCTATCGGGAACTGGCCTGCAACCCTTGCAGGATTCACATCACATCCAATCCTGTGCCGGCGCTGCTTCGGCTTCTGGGCCCGTCGATCGTTACGCCCGATGAGGCCTTTGCACTGCATCTGATGGCCTTCGATGCAAACCACAATATCTGCGAACAATTTGAGGGTCGAGTGACCTTCTCTGGTCCGATTTCAGCGGTTGAGGGTTTGCCCAAATCCATCTCGTTGGGCTCCAGTGACAGCGGGCTCGTGATTCTGGAAGACATTCGCATATCAGAACCCGGCCTTATCCGTCTGATCGCGGAAGACAAACGCCACGGTCTAAGGGCAGTGAGCAATCCCATCCTCTGCAAGGAACAGCACGGCCGCCGTCTCCTCTGGGGAGATCTCCATTGTCACGGATGGGGCGACATTAGCATGTCGCTACTGGACGATCCCACCTTCAAGATTCATCCTGAGCGGAGACACGAACAGTTGCGGAGAGTCGGCCGGCTGGACTTTGGAGCGCCTGGACCGGCCGTTCCGCCAATCCAGGAGGATCGACCAGAGTTGTGGCGTGCCTATCAGCAAGCCTATCGGAACAACGATGAGCCGGGGACTTACGTTCCTTTTCTCGCTTCAGAGGTTCACCCGAGACCTGGAGGGGATCGGAACGTAATCTACCGTGAATGGACTGAAACCTACCCCCCCACCTTCTGCACCATGGACGAAGTGATGGCCGAGTTTGGAGATCGGGAGGATGTGATCCTTGAAGCCCACATCGGGGGTGGTCCCCCCCAATGGTACGATTATCGTCCCAGTCACGAGCCGCTTCTTGAGGTCGCCAGCGGGCATGGCTGCTTTGAATGGGTGCTCCAGTGGGCCCTGCGCTGTGGCTTTCGCCCGGCCGTTATTGGATCGGGGGACACCCACCTTGCTACAATGGGCGCTCCAATCGCCGCCAAAGACTACTTCGGGAGGTGGCACAATATTGGTTTGAACTTCCGAGACACCGGGTATGGGAACGGACCGATCGCCGCCGTTTGGGCAGCGCGCTGCGAGCGTAACGAAATCTGGAAGGCAATTCGGGATCGGCGCACCTTCGCCACCACTGGGGCGCGCATCATCCTGACCGTAGATGTCAACGGACACACTGCGGGCAGCGAGGCCAAAATCTCGGCGCCTGCTGAGATCACCATTTGCGCGCACGCCTGTGCTCCCGTGCAGCGAATAGACTTGATTCGGAATGACCGTTGTCTCCACTCATGGCATCCCGATGCAATCGATATAGATCTGACCTATACCGACGAGATTCCGCTGCGAGAGGGAGCCTATTACGTTCGTCTCCGCCAAATCGACGGTGAATACGCATGGTCCACGCCAATCTGGACCTTCTGTCCGGATGGATCTGAGCAATATGACCTGCCCAGGTGGAACGCGCACGAGCCTCTTGATCTCACGAGCCTCAGGCCCAACCAGGCGGAGTCTTACGAAGCCGATCTGCACCGTTACCTGGAGGTGGAAGAAGAGATTGAAGAGTTTCACGATCTGACCCCTTTCGACGTAATCGAGGAAGTCACCGGAAAATGTGCGCTTTTCCTCGGATATTTTGGTATCGATCGAGATCCCATCAGTATTCGCTGGTATTTTGAATTCGACATGCCCAAAATCCATGTGGACTGGGGGTGGAGAGATTTTGGACTCCGACCGACCCCTCCCAGAGTGGAAGAGCGTATCCTGGAGTCTGGCGGGCATCTCTGA
- a CDS encoding phytanoyl-CoA dioxygenase family protein, with protein sequence MTEEQRYLFDLCGFLHLKNVLTPEELDAASEATRRYIDSAPEDLPPHFGQSENLKGFAHGFAFDRALEKLVFLPAVWPIVLELTNGKPMLASGTLMVDDPDGHTEASPLHCARDDYGFESARYEIHQGRIYCDDFVVFPYLDDVHPGDGGLLVLPGSHKSQFDRPPQLFSQGRIEGEVPLGVINITPSAGDVVIIPECLTHGVLPWKPVDRQRRVLTLRYRPHHRQPGRPIPEAVKERLAPETLELLETAHYTHKKEIATRQRVCLSQ encoded by the coding sequence ATGACCGAAGAACAACGCTATCTTTTTGATCTATGCGGTTTTCTGCACCTGAAGAACGTCCTGACTCCGGAGGAACTGGATGCGGCTTCGGAGGCTACCAGGCGCTACATCGACAGCGCACCGGAAGACCTTCCGCCGCATTTTGGACAATCAGAAAATCTCAAAGGCTTTGCTCACGGCTTCGCCTTTGACCGGGCGCTGGAAAAGCTGGTCTTTCTGCCCGCAGTCTGGCCCATCGTGCTGGAGTTGACAAACGGCAAACCTATGCTCGCCAGCGGTACCCTCATGGTCGACGATCCCGACGGACACACCGAGGCGAGTCCGCTGCACTGCGCCCGCGACGACTACGGCTTTGAGAGCGCCCGTTACGAGATACACCAGGGCCGTATCTATTGCGACGACTTTGTGGTGTTTCCCTACCTGGACGATGTACATCCAGGTGATGGCGGGCTCCTCGTGCTCCCGGGTTCGCACAAAAGCCAGTTTGACCGGCCACCGCAGCTATTTTCCCAGGGTCGCATCGAAGGAGAAGTACCGTTGGGAGTCATCAATATCACGCCCTCAGCTGGGGATGTGGTCATTATACCCGAATGCCTGACCCACGGGGTCCTGCCCTGGAAACCCGTCGATCGCCAACGCCGGGTGTTAACGTTGCGCTACCGCCCACACCACCGCCAGCCCGGCCGTCCCATTCCTGAGGCGGTCAAAGAGCGGCTGGCGCCCGAAACACTCGAATTGCTCGAAACGGCGCACTACACCCACAAAAAGGAAATCGCCACTCGACAACGGGTGTGCCTCAGCCAGTAA
- a CDS encoding sulfatase-like hydrolase/transferase, which translates to MDQRPTDDWTRDKNIGETEGRPPNIILILPDQQRFDSLGCYGNRNAISPHIDRLASEGACFESAFVTQPLCSAARSSILTGLFPHKTEVWDNDVTLTDHTTSFPRLLHDMGYTTGYVGKWHLGPTPEPFDRPVSGRPIQPPPDYFDVWQGHDGSESQWVGEPMKKWTVPDNHESAIPDFGREEPGEYRVDFEFDRGIQFIREHHQNPFCLIVSFRPPHTPWTAPPKNCERFQGKVQYPTYYAMVNRIDENVGRMVDVLNTLGLEQNTLIVYTSDHGHDFVYRWNPQPKRNCYDTASRIPLIFYWIGKIKPGVRSELVSHADLVPTILDLCGLDIPDGLHGRSARELLLSGKGPWRDSVYIQNHPYRQDGLYCPPESDPTMFERCIVTNEWKLIVNSERPPELYHRPTDPDEINNRLREPGLEEVLRTLFGKLEDWAWQIGDGQALSKWLLYKWNRGLDG; encoded by the coding sequence ATGGATCAGCGGCCAACGGACGATTGGACCAGAGATAAAAATATAGGTGAGACAGAAGGGAGACCTCCCAACATCATCCTGATCCTTCCTGATCAACAGAGGTTTGATTCATTGGGATGTTACGGCAATCGGAATGCAATTTCTCCTCATATCGACCGACTGGCAAGTGAAGGTGCCTGTTTTGAATCGGCTTTTGTGACCCAGCCTCTCTGTTCCGCGGCCCGATCTTCAATCCTGACGGGACTATTTCCCCACAAGACTGAGGTCTGGGACAACGATGTGACTTTGACCGACCACACAACATCTTTTCCGAGGCTCCTGCACGATATGGGTTACACCACCGGCTACGTCGGTAAATGGCATCTGGGTCCGACGCCTGAGCCTTTCGATCGACCTGTATCGGGAAGACCGATCCAGCCTCCTCCGGACTACTTTGATGTCTGGCAAGGTCATGACGGGAGTGAATCACAATGGGTTGGAGAGCCCATGAAGAAATGGACCGTGCCCGACAATCACGAGTCTGCAATTCCCGATTTTGGTCGTGAAGAACCAGGCGAGTACCGTGTTGACTTCGAGTTCGACCGCGGAATCCAGTTTATTCGCGAACACCACCAGAATCCATTCTGCTTGATCGTATCTTTCCGGCCTCCGCACACACCGTGGACCGCTCCCCCGAAAAACTGCGAGCGATTTCAGGGAAAGGTCCAGTACCCCACGTACTATGCAATGGTTAACAGAATTGATGAAAACGTTGGCCGGATGGTGGATGTCCTGAATACTTTGGGCCTCGAGCAAAACACCTTGATTGTATATACATCGGATCACGGGCATGATTTTGTCTACCGATGGAATCCTCAGCCAAAACGGAATTGCTACGACACGGCGAGCAGAATTCCTCTGATCTTCTACTGGATCGGAAAGATCAAACCTGGAGTCCGAAGCGAACTCGTCAGTCACGCAGACCTGGTGCCCACCATCCTGGATCTCTGCGGGCTAGACATTCCCGATGGCCTGCACGGTCGCAGCGCGAGAGAACTCCTGCTTTCTGGCAAAGGTCCATGGCGTGACTCTGTTTATATTCAGAACCATCCATATCGTCAGGATGGTCTCTACTGTCCTCCGGAAAGTGACCCTACGATGTTTGAAAGGTGTATTGTAACAAATGAATGGAAACTGATCGTCAACTCAGAGCGACCTCCGGAACTCTATCATCGTCCCACTGATCCAGACGAAATAAACAACAGGCTCCGCGAACCCGGGCTGGAAGAAGTGCTGCGGACGCTGTTCGGGAAACTCGAAGATTGGGCGTGGCAAATTGGAGATGGGCAGGCGCTGAGCAAATGGCTTTTATACAAATGGAATAGAGGGCTGGACGGATAA
- a CDS encoding DegT/DnrJ/EryC1/StrS family aminotransferase, producing the protein MAQSLLAIEGGPKAVTAPVGDGWENIGPLEKSYVNEVLDDPNTARRHLELFESGFSKLVKTQHAICTCNGTAALHSAIFAAGAGVGKEVIVPSVTWHATISPILHCGATPVFCEVDPNTFCADPEDVKQRITDRTCAIVVTHVYGNPADMDGLLDLIAGTDIKLIEDASHAHGALWDGKPVGSIGHIGCFSLQGSKPVTGLEAGVVVTDDDDLYDQMMALGQYGRCGGSWKTDRFKGLHNMGLGVKYRANPFGIAMARGRLERLSELNEKRRKWFAQMDELLENVEGVETQKAYPKATRGGLLLYAGLVDPEAYGVPVSKVLEALVAEGVRTKPEITPYGYGVMHLESLFNDFSFEGLGGPWGYLPDNARKSYRPGSLPISERIHSTCFWLSTPVDPDPIWVEQTAEAFQKVYDNRSRLSELTDDTVCQKTLA; encoded by the coding sequence ATGGCACAATCACTTCTGGCAATTGAAGGGGGCCCAAAGGCCGTTACGGCTCCTGTAGGAGATGGGTGGGAAAATATCGGCCCGCTTGAAAAGTCGTACGTGAACGAGGTACTGGACGATCCGAACACAGCCCGGCGACATCTCGAGCTCTTCGAATCTGGTTTCAGCAAACTGGTAAAGACCCAGCACGCGATCTGTACGTGCAACGGAACCGCAGCTTTGCACTCGGCCATTTTTGCTGCGGGCGCCGGTGTTGGCAAAGAAGTGATCGTGCCATCAGTCACCTGGCATGCCACGATTTCACCCATCCTCCACTGCGGCGCAACACCAGTATTCTGCGAGGTAGATCCGAACACCTTCTGTGCGGATCCGGAAGATGTAAAGCAACGAATCACAGACAGGACATGCGCGATTGTCGTCACACACGTCTATGGGAATCCGGCGGATATGGATGGACTGCTGGACCTGATCGCCGGAACCGATATCAAGCTGATTGAAGACGCCTCTCACGCACACGGCGCTCTGTGGGATGGCAAGCCAGTGGGCAGCATTGGCCACATTGGATGCTTCAGCCTGCAGGGCAGCAAGCCAGTTACGGGATTGGAGGCCGGGGTGGTGGTGACAGATGACGATGATCTCTATGATCAGATGATGGCATTGGGACAGTACGGTCGTTGCGGGGGATCGTGGAAAACCGATCGGTTTAAGGGATTGCACAACATGGGCCTGGGCGTCAAATACAGAGCGAATCCTTTTGGTATCGCGATGGCTCGAGGGCGGCTCGAACGCCTTTCAGAGCTCAACGAAAAGCGCCGAAAGTGGTTTGCACAAATGGACGAGCTTCTCGAGAATGTAGAGGGGGTTGAGACTCAGAAGGCCTATCCAAAGGCTACCCGCGGCGGTCTCCTGTTGTATGCGGGTCTGGTCGATCCCGAAGCCTATGGAGTACCCGTGTCGAAGGTTCTGGAAGCGCTGGTAGCCGAAGGAGTGCGGACAAAGCCGGAGATAACGCCTTACGGGTATGGTGTAATGCATCTGGAGTCACTGTTCAACGATTTCTCATTCGAGGGCCTTGGGGGTCCCTGGGGATATCTTCCAGATAACGCGAGAAAATCGTATCGACCGGGCAGCCTGCCGATCAGCGAAAGGATACATAGCACGTGCTTCTGGCTATCTACCCCTGTAGATCCCGATCCGATCTGGGTCGAACAAACGGCAGAGGCATTTCAGAAGGTATATGACAACCGTTCGCGGCTTTCTGAATTAACGGATGATACCGTATGTCAAAAAACGCTCGCATAG
- a CDS encoding sulfatase-like hydrolase/transferase produces the protein MIFTKRMGHFSGVPARCPIPVLCAGVRLRWFSTTFTRPSPKLWHITISWDMFQRLKMPTLTTRTEVTAMNVVYIMTDRHNPEFSGCYGSSITRTPHIDALARRGKRFDSAYCPSPLCAPSRGAMMAGRYVHEISTWDNAFPYSGVPRGWGHYFAENGVVLTTIGKLDYKPGSDAGVEDMRLAKARESLDVHTLFEEGRVQPRYHHLHRLREAGPASGRGEHQHDAQVAEEAVQWLMYERPQDRPWVLIVNIKQPHPGWNPPQELWDYYDPLVRTEDLDERYSEPVSRLHPFHRDFVRYTCSDLCTPEELRRGLVGYHGICEMADRNVGRVLKAIDTENLWDSTLVAYASDHGGSMGAHRNSGMGSMYEDSIRVPLIVAGPGIESGGSEPAPVSHLDLFQTFSEALELPSPTHMRGTSLLGSLRGEPGAALPEFAISEFHGPGLPGSAFALRSGSDKYVACVGERPMLFDLAEDPLEMQDLAERPDASQKLARLRRILYQVCCPEAIDQRAKADQQALREELAKSGRLVEELWKRGYERNPERMIPRPELVVQKP, from the coding sequence GTGATTTTCACGAAAAGAATGGGGCATTTTTCCGGCGTACCGGCGAGATGCCCTATCCCAGTTCTTTGTGCAGGTGTAAGATTGAGATGGTTCTCGACCACCTTCACGAGACCTTCCCCGAAGCTGTGGCATATAACAATCAGCTGGGATATGTTCCAACGGCTTAAGATGCCGACATTGACAACGCGCACCGAGGTGACTGCTATGAATGTCGTTTATATCATGACCGATCGACACAACCCGGAGTTTTCCGGTTGTTACGGTAGTTCCATTACCCGTACGCCTCACATCGATGCGCTCGCCAGACGAGGAAAGAGATTCGACAGTGCCTATTGCCCAAGTCCTCTGTGCGCGCCTTCGCGGGGAGCGATGATGGCGGGACGGTATGTTCACGAGATCTCTACCTGGGACAATGCGTTTCCCTATTCAGGAGTGCCCAGAGGCTGGGGGCATTACTTTGCAGAAAATGGCGTCGTGCTTACGACCATTGGCAAGCTCGATTACAAACCGGGCAGTGATGCTGGAGTGGAAGATATGCGCCTGGCCAAGGCACGGGAGAGTCTGGACGTACACACGCTGTTCGAAGAGGGCCGCGTGCAACCCCGATACCATCACCTGCATCGATTGCGGGAAGCGGGTCCTGCAAGTGGGCGTGGGGAACACCAGCACGACGCGCAGGTCGCAGAAGAAGCGGTACAGTGGCTGATGTATGAACGCCCACAAGATCGCCCCTGGGTCCTGATCGTGAATATCAAACAGCCCCATCCCGGATGGAATCCGCCGCAGGAGCTATGGGACTACTACGATCCGCTGGTGCGAACCGAAGACCTGGACGAGCGCTATTCGGAACCCGTTTCTCGACTGCACCCCTTCCACCGGGATTTTGTTCGTTACACGTGCAGCGATCTTTGCACACCCGAGGAGTTGCGCCGTGGTCTGGTAGGCTACCACGGCATCTGTGAGATGGCAGATCGCAACGTGGGGCGCGTGCTCAAAGCCATAGACACCGAGAATCTCTGGGATTCGACGCTGGTCGCCTATGCTTCGGATCACGGTGGCAGCATGGGGGCACATCGCAATTCCGGAATGGGATCGATGTATGAGGATTCAATTCGCGTACCCCTGATCGTGGCTGGACCCGGCATAGAGTCAGGAGGGTCCGAGCCTGCACCTGTTTCACATCTCGATCTTTTCCAGACATTCTCGGAAGCCCTGGAGTTGCCTTCGCCAACACACATGCGGGGGACATCCTTGCTGGGATCCTTGAGGGGCGAGCCGGGTGCGGCGCTTCCCGAATTCGCTATCAGTGAATTCCATGGGCCGGGCCTTCCAGGAAGCGCATTTGCTCTTCGATCGGGTTCAGATAAATATGTGGCGTGCGTTGGGGAAAGACCGATGTTGTTTGACCTTGCAGAGGATCCTTTGGAGATGCAAGATCTTGCGGAGCGTCCCGATGCGTCTCAAAAACTGGCTCGGCTTCGGCGAATTCTATACCAGGTGTGCTGCCCGGAAGCGATTGATCAGAGGGCAAAGGCGGACCAGCAGGCGCTTCGCGAAGAACTGGCTAAAAGTGGAAGGCTTGTGGAGGAGTTGTGGAAACGAGGTTACGAACGGAATCCGGAACGCATGATTCCACGGCCGGAACTTGTCGTGCAAAAACCGTGA
- a CDS encoding DUF3604 domain-containing protein, whose protein sequence is MSKNARIEWIHASIPGDEPDGFEVLFRGADGSVASGSTFNLPAGKVGTWEITFTAAADVQDGGGFCFFRRGFLMGHAPQLNNPLGRDYVTMASNSDAGLDLTVNSDHGHEPEVARIRVSKGILRKGDWVRLRIGDRCGGGPGAEVYDSTTMARLEAAVDRNGDGEFVRIAGGEIRIRITSEASADMLRILGPSIVEQGESFHLNLVAFDIHRNVCEQYQGVVQLTAPDNVSGLPDRAVFEPVHNGVLRLEDVQISHPGVYRFEARDGDLRAISNPIFCQKSPDFRLLWGDFHSHAWGDTSMALMDEPSFKLDPDARHRQAREVGRLDFAAPGPMSPPDQADEPELWEAFQQAYTNHDEPGIYVPFLASEVHTRSGGDRNVVFREMEDGYLPTFSSMEILLETYGDREDVLLEAHVGGGPPNWDAFRPNVEPLLEVASGHGAFEWLLQKALRYGYRPAVIGSGDIHLPTLGAPMAPHCFRGRFNKVLNIRDTGFGSGPLAGVWATRCERKAIWQAVAEKRTFATTGARIILMVSLGGNPAGSEIQLSGPARVRVVAHACSTVQRVDLIRNDRRLMTWRPNTLDVDLTYVDEHPLKENAYYIRLRQNDGEFAWSTPIWAKAADGESQPASDLPWWNEHETPVQVNSSGAENHTNDLLRYLEVEEDPNLLSELTPAGMLDEVTGRSALFYAYLEPQHEPVSIRWYYEFSIPRIHLDWGWQDFGAKSGRGKD, encoded by the coding sequence ATGTCAAAAAACGCTCGCATAGAATGGATCCATGCCTCGATTCCCGGGGATGAACCCGACGGATTTGAGGTCCTGTTTCGGGGTGCAGATGGTTCTGTTGCATCGGGATCCACATTCAATCTGCCTGCTGGGAAAGTCGGCACGTGGGAGATCACATTTACTGCTGCAGCGGATGTGCAGGACGGTGGAGGATTCTGCTTCTTCCGCCGCGGATTCCTCATGGGCCACGCCCCTCAGCTGAATAACCCACTGGGACGCGACTATGTGACAATGGCGTCAAATTCTGACGCCGGGCTGGACCTGACTGTCAATTCCGACCACGGTCACGAACCCGAAGTTGCGAGAATCCGAGTATCGAAAGGGATCCTTCGAAAAGGAGATTGGGTCAGATTGCGAATCGGTGATCGCTGCGGGGGTGGTCCAGGTGCTGAAGTTTATGACTCGACTACAATGGCGCGACTGGAGGCAGCGGTAGATCGCAATGGCGATGGTGAATTTGTCAGAATCGCGGGTGGAGAGATCCGGATTCGCATTACTTCAGAAGCATCCGCAGATATGCTGCGAATTCTGGGACCATCCATTGTCGAACAGGGCGAATCGTTTCACCTCAATCTGGTCGCTTTCGATATCCATCGAAATGTGTGTGAACAATATCAAGGCGTCGTCCAGTTAACTGCCCCCGACAATGTATCGGGCCTGCCGGATCGAGCCGTGTTTGAGCCAGTACATAACGGCGTCCTGAGGTTGGAGGACGTGCAGATTAGCCACCCTGGCGTTTATCGCTTTGAAGCGAGGGATGGAGACCTTCGAGCCATAAGCAATCCGATATTCTGCCAGAAGTCTCCGGACTTCCGGCTGCTCTGGGGAGACTTTCACTCCCACGCCTGGGGCGATACGTCCATGGCGCTGATGGACGAGCCCAGCTTCAAGTTGGATCCGGATGCCCGACACAGGCAAGCCCGCGAAGTGGGACGGCTGGATTTTGCGGCTCCGGGCCCCATGTCGCCACCAGATCAGGCTGACGAACCTGAACTGTGGGAAGCCTTTCAACAGGCATATACCAATCACGATGAGCCCGGAATATATGTGCCCTTCCTGGCATCGGAAGTTCACACGCGCTCTGGAGGGGACCGAAACGTCGTGTTCCGGGAGATGGAAGATGGGTACCTGCCGACTTTTTCGTCGATGGAAATCCTGCTGGAAACCTACGGAGATCGGGAGGATGTTCTTCTTGAAGCCCACGTTGGAGGAGGACCGCCAAATTGGGACGCATTTCGACCAAATGTCGAACCACTGCTGGAAGTGGCCAGCGGTCACGGCGCTTTCGAGTGGCTCCTGCAGAAGGCCCTGAGGTACGGCTATCGACCGGCCGTTATCGGATCGGGAGATATCCATTTGCCCACACTGGGCGCCCCAATGGCCCCCCATTGCTTCCGGGGTCGGTTCAACAAGGTGCTCAACATCCGTGACACCGGATTTGGGTCGGGCCCTCTGGCAGGTGTGTGGGCCACTCGCTGTGAACGAAAGGCCATCTGGCAAGCTGTCGCTGAAAAACGAACCTTTGCAACGACTGGGGCTCGAATCATTCTGATGGTTTCGCTGGGAGGCAATCCCGCTGGCAGCGAGATACAGCTTTCAGGCCCAGCCAGGGTTCGTGTGGTAGCTCACGCATGCTCAACAGTGCAGCGCGTAGATCTCATCCGGAATGATCGACGCTTGATGACCTGGCGTCCGAACACGCTGGACGTAGATCTGACTTACGTGGATGAGCATCCGCTCAAAGAGAATGCCTACTACATACGCCTTCGCCAGAACGATGGAGAGTTTGCCTGGAGTACACCGATCTGGGCAAAGGCGGCAGACGGAGAATCTCAACCAGCATCGGACTTGCCGTGGTGGAATGAACATGAGACACCCGTTCAGGTGAATTCCAGCGGCGCCGAAAACCACACAAATGATTTGCTGCGTTACCTGGAAGTGGAAGAGGATCCGAACCTGTTGTCGGAACTCACGCCTGCAGGGATGCTGGATGAAGTGACGGGCCGATCTGCTCTTTTTTATGCATACCTGGAACCTCAACACGAACCCGTGAGTATTCGCTGGTATTACGAGTTTTCCATACCCCGAATCCATCTGGATTGGGGCTGGCAGGATTTTGGTGCAAAATCCGGCAGAGGAAAAGATTAA
- a CDS encoding hydroxyacid dehydrogenase, whose amino-acid sequence MADPEILVLGGPERDLYLAPADLERLDSFANWTWLPCEAGQVQPGHQTELSRRLASVQALVVYSGAPHIGPELMEQAPELRLIGELNGDRFAERIDVEAAWQRDIRVVDTTNGSSYPVSEWALGLILVSLRNAGYYLRRYMEGNCRKTRDNPSFLRGELTGKTVGLIGCGHAGRRLIELLRPFRVAIQVYDPYLPGSMAEALGFLLTSLEQVLSSSDAIVCLAPQTPGTQGMIGRAELDLIPSGTVLVNVSRGPIIDSVALVERLKRGDIIAGLDVFDPDPIPDGHEITGLDNVFLTPHIAGVTRAAYWRFFELMVDELDRFFHGFEPYFELTQRTLDDRSGRRPATY is encoded by the coding sequence ATGGCTGATCCCGAAATCCTGGTGCTGGGCGGTCCCGAGCGCGATCTCTATCTGGCCCCGGCCGATCTAGAGCGCCTGGATAGCTTTGCGAATTGGACATGGCTCCCCTGTGAAGCGGGTCAGGTCCAGCCCGGTCACCAGACCGAATTGTCGCGCCGGCTGGCGTCCGTCCAGGCCCTGGTCGTCTATTCGGGGGCGCCCCATATCGGCCCCGAACTCATGGAACAAGCCCCCGAGCTACGCCTCATCGGCGAATTGAACGGCGATCGTTTCGCTGAGCGCATCGACGTGGAGGCGGCCTGGCAACGGGATATCCGCGTTGTTGACACCACCAATGGCTCGTCCTACCCTGTCTCTGAGTGGGCCCTGGGCCTTATTCTCGTATCGTTGCGCAACGCCGGTTATTATCTGCGCCGCTACATGGAGGGAAATTGCCGCAAAACCCGCGACAACCCCAGCTTCCTGCGTGGCGAACTCACCGGCAAGACCGTGGGACTGATCGGCTGCGGCCATGCCGGCCGTCGCCTAATAGAATTGCTGCGCCCTTTCCGGGTTGCCATTCAGGTTTACGACCCCTACCTGCCTGGATCCATGGCCGAAGCCCTGGGCTTTCTCCTGACCTCACTCGAACAGGTCCTGTCGAGCTCCGATGCGATTGTCTGTCTGGCCCCGCAGACCCCCGGGACCCAGGGCATGATCGGTCGGGCAGAACTGGATCTGATCCCCTCGGGGACTGTACTGGTCAACGTCTCCCGCGGTCCCATCATCGATTCGGTCGCCCTGGTCGAACGCCTCAAGCGCGGCGATATTATCGCTGGCCTCGATGTTTTCGACCCCGACCCTATCCCCGACGGCCACGAAATAACCGGGCTGGACAATGTATTCCTTACGCCCCATATCGCCGGCGTCACCCGGGCCGCCTACTGGCGCTTTTTCGAACTGATGGTGGACGAACTAGACCGCTTTTTTCACGGCTTTGAGCCCTATTTCGAATTGACCCAGCGCACCCTGGACGACCGTAGCGGCCGTCGCCCCGCCACTTATTAA